The region ATAATTGTCCTTGTAGTAGcagaattttcataaatttgaCTCACCAAAGAGCAAAAAGTCCAAGCTTTTGTTTGACAAATATTCATAAATTAACATGGCATCATCTCCTTCCATGCAGCATCCTAAAAGTTTGACAAGATTCTTGTGTTGAAGTTTTGCAATTaacataatttcatttttaaattcttcTATTCCTTGCCCTGAATTTGGCCCCAACCTTTTCACAGCAATCTCCTGTCCATTATCTAGTTGTCCCTAAAATCatacaaaatcaaaaccaaataaaatatagaaactTATATTGAACGGAAATAGAAGACGCTAAAACGGAAACAAAAAATTGaagaactgaaaaaaaaaattcgtttAGAAGAATAGTTCTTCGATGGAAAGTTTAAGAGTTTCATATGCATAAAACAAAATGcgcaaatttaaaatttgataagttttcgtgcaatacagacaaaaataaaaaacatttacCTTATAAACAGAGCCAAAACCGCCTTGTCCAATTTTGTTACTCGGGGAAAAACTGTTAGTTGCAGCAAGTACAGTCGTGTAATTGTAAATCGTTGTGTCTAGAGGACCTTCACCATCTTCGGCAACTTCATTCGATTGAAATCTTCGACGAAAATCCCCTAAAAACCTTTGCTTCAGTCTATCTCTCACTgtctcaaaaaaaataaaatgttatttattaaaaaaaacccatATAGCGCGGACACACGCATACAGAAAAACTGGATACTTGGACATGGACACGCTGAAGTGGTGTCACTTTATGGATTTCTTTGTAAAAAAATGAGTCCAGTGTTCGCAGCGCCAAAtgtccgaaacaaattcaagacgTAAAACGAGTGATTGGAAGAAGTATCCGTGCTATTTACTGAAAAACCCAAAGTAGAGTTGTTTCTTACCCCTTGTTCTTCTTCTCTTGACTACCAAATATGCAATTAAGAGAAGCATAAGCCAAGCTGAAACAATTGAGAGTACTAAAATGAAAACCATACTCTCCATTCCAAGTATTCTTTTTGATTTCTTGGAAGATGCTGCATATAGTTGTGGAAACAGAAATTAGCAAACAGTTGAGGGAATTAAATAGAGACAGAATTCAGTTGCTGGTACCTAATTCTTGTGCATCAACACGAACATAAAGATCGTATCCTACGCCGAAGTTACCAACTGTATCAATCAATTCGCCGAACCAAACGAAGCAACCGGAGCCTTTCTCGACGATTACTATGCTTGCAAAGGCGGCGCATGAACAATTCTTTCGGCATTCGTTTTCACAATCCTTTCGACTTGTGCTCGTCATGTCCACCCAAACTGCTGCTCGTGTATCAGGAACTTTAACATGTTCCAGCTTCACAAACCCGAATCCATCCGTGCAAGACGGTTCCTGCCGTTTTCTAACACACCCGCCAGATCCATCTCTCAGAATGTTCCAATCTCTTGGGTTTTTCGGTTCAAAACCAGGTAAGCAATGGCATTCGAATAATCGACTAATAGCATGCGTAGGATCACACCTGCTATAGATACCGCAATGTCTATACGAATCACATTCGTGCTTGGGTGCATACCAGATATCCTTCCATTTTTCCTCCGTTTCATGCCAAGTCTCGTGCTTGTGAAATCCTGAGTAGTCCAAAACACTTCTCAGGATAACAGAATCGTCgagaataaagaaaaaaaaggcgATTTCTTCTTCGTTGTTGACGAAACTGTAGTTCCTTACATCCACAAAAGTTACTGGTGGCCCTGGAATGCCTCTCCAAATTGGGGTTCCGCCCTTGTAGATGAAGGTCTGGGGAGATCCCGTCGGGTTGATTTCCAGCGAATATTCCCCTATTGCAGGATCACTTGCTGATTTCCACGACGTTATAATCCAGCGCAGACCCGTTCTTCGGTTCAGCCCGAGTTTCATACCTGGTAGCAGAGTGTCTGTAGGATAATCAAAGCTCTGCCAGAAATAATCATTCTTACTTTTTCCTTCCACCACAACCAAATTTCCTGAATCCAACAGCTGAGCTTCAAAACTACTACTACTCTTCGTCGTCTCAACCGAAACATTTGTCGACCATATCGTCACTTTCCTGTCAAACAAAACGAGGTTTCCTTTGCGATTTACGGACAAAATTCCCGACAAGCCATTGATTCCATGGTTTCTATTTGCTACCCATACAACAGTTTGTTGTCTGACTTTATGGTACCATATTCCAAGATATCTCAGGTTGGAATTTGCAGGGCTAAAAAAACCAAGTTTGAAGTTATTTTCTTTAGAGATAAGAAAGTCTCCGTCTCTAATGGTTTGATTCATAGAAATGGTGTCAAAGGAAGAACAAAAAGTTAAGTGGATGATTACTAAAATGGTCTGCACATTTTTGCTAATCATTTCTGCAAAAAAGTTTGCAGTCTCTTTGATATAGATATTAGTTAGAATAGCTATTAATAGAGATAGAAAAATGTGCGGACTATTTTAATAAAGacggaaaaaatatattttcttcctTTATCAACGATGACTTTTGCAATCCCCAATAGGGAGCTAGCGGATTTAAACCGTAGTTATATATGCACTCCATTAATACTTCAAGCTAGAGCTTTATTTTCCGTAAGCGACATATCCGGCTCGAATGGCGAATGGCGATTGGATTAGATGTAGAaggtttaaaaaatattattctacATTTGACCTGTCGTGGACTAATTTtgatcattttataaaatatatccataaaatttaatttggacatttataattattattttatgtagttgattttttaatttcaatttagaaAAGATTACTTTGATTTAAAATGAGAATTATGTATCcggaaataaattttaattgagggttaaatttatttatcgTAAATCATAAAATTGATGGATCGGAATGTTCAGaatttatttagaaatttattttataaaatgattaaaattgtaaatgaaaaaatattttgtcaaaaaataattgatgtattaaactattcataaattttaaaaatctcaacttttgaaaatataaatctagGCTTCACTTGCTTTCCTatgtcaaaaaatataaattaaatgtcATGGCGAtgtgataaattaattttaaaagaggataattataattttgtactaattaaaatgattatttagtcaatatatccattaatatatataaatcaaataaacaacAAGAGATGGTCAATTGACCGCCATTTGGTCTATGTGGTGGCTTTTTAGCAACCAAACTTTTCCACATGTTCCAATTAGTATTAATGGACTACGAaaaattcagtttaattttaaacaatttatccCATTATTTTCCATCTAATATGAAGactgataaaaatatattatctcACCAGTCGCCATATGATGTACCTTGTAAAATATGCTACGATCAATTGCCGTATAAATTGTTTgctttaaagaaatatataatattttgactTGAACTAAAATTAAcgtaatagtttttttttaatattatttgaaaacacaaaatttaattatactcAGATTTTTAATCCTGTAAATTTAACTTGCACTTTTAcagaaaaaaatcaataaaattttattgaaaagGTTAATGCGCCCTCTGAACTTATGATATAAGATCACTTAatccagttttttttttttaaagaactaACCCCTAAACTCTTTATTTGAAAAGATATCATccataattgtaatttttaaaacgtgTGTAACACAAACCGGAAGTGAAAGATACGAGAAATAAATTATAGAGTTTCATAATTGTTACGATAAAATCATTCTAAACCTAATTTTTGcaatgaaaatttaaataacgggttaatttgacctaaaattgaagagtttaggaattataaattgctaaaaaaaaaaactgaatcaaGTAATCAtgtgtcataaaattatttgtcGCGCTGACcctttattcaaattttattttctccttaaatttagcacaaatattaattaaggtcaatttttagttttaaagaaAGTCTTGAATTTGGTATTTTGACTTGTTTTACTCTTTTAGTTTAAAATTGTTCAATAATTGTCTACCACATCAACTCCTATTTGTGTATAAATATTCCAATCCTTTTCTGCCAGCTAAGCCGAGGAGCAAAATGACCAAAAATGCTAAATTGAGAGTGCATATTCTATTTTCCCTTAATAACCTTTTTGTATTATATTTGGGGCATACAATAGACTTTTATTGGAAACAAAATCATGTctgatataaaatataaactttttatttctaATCGTATACTTTCttcggttcataatatttgtcgtatttaattatttcacataaatttaaaaactattaaatatgtcttaatttgtatatatttttattaaattgttaatattaattaccactaattttatttaactagtATTTTTAACcttattaagttatttattcttggagataaatttgaaaaaatagtaattaatgtttttttttaaattcagtgtgataaatattatagatcaaaaaaaattaaatacggTAAATATTATGAACTGGAGGAAGTATGACTATTTACAGGTGTAATAATAATTTGAAGAGACTGTAGACCGAATACATCAACTCACTACAGTTTGCAAAATCTGATATGTGGTaagaaaagaataataaaaaatattactatttttttttagataatcGAATAATAATATTGCTAGTCAAATGCTTATCTGCTTTGTGAAA is a window of Mercurialis annua linkage group LG2, ddMerAnnu1.2, whole genome shotgun sequence DNA encoding:
- the LOC126666988 gene encoding G-type lectin S-receptor-like serine/threonine-protein kinase RKS1, producing MISKNVQTILVIIHLTFCSSFDTISMNQTIRDGDFLISKENNFKLGFFSPANSNLRYLGIWYHKVRQQTVVWVANRNHGINGLSGILSVNRKGNLVLFDRKVTIWSTNVSVETTKSSSSFEAQLLDSGNLVVVEGKSKNDYFWQSFDYPTDTLLPGMKLGLNRRTGLRWIITSWKSASDPAIGEYSLEINPTGSPQTFIYKGGTPIWRGIPGPPVTFVDVRNYSFVNNEEEIAFFFFILDDSVILRSVLDYSGFHKHETWHETEEKWKDIWYAPKHECDSYRHCGIYSRCDPTHAISRLFECHCLPGFEPKNPRDWNILRDGSGGCVRKRQEPSCTDGFGFVKLEHVKVPDTRAAVWVDMTSTSRKDCENECRKNCSCAAFASIVIVEKGSGCFVWFGELIDTVGNFGVGYDLYVRVDAQELASSKKSKRILGMESMVFILVLSIVSAWLMLLLIAYLVVKRRRTRVRDRLKQRFLGDFRRRFQSNEVAEDGEGPLDTTIYNYTTVLAATNSFSPSNKIGQGGFGSVYKGQLDNGQEIAVKRLGPNSGQGIEEFKNEIMLIAKLQHKNLVKLLGCCMEGDDAMLIYEYLSNKSLDFLLFDEVRRSNLNWRKRFNIIVGIARGILYLHQDSRVRIIHRDLKTSNILLDEEMNPKISDFGMARISKDGQIQEKTTKVVGTFGYMPPEYILFGRYSIKSDVYSYGVILLEIISGKKNNNFSQEDPSLTLIEHTWELWKENKALEIVDRLLEESYDYDEVLRYIQIGLLCVQQDETDRPSMFDVVLMLNSEIPLPTPKKPAFVTRKSLCNNSEFLMRDEIACSINDMTITMMVSR